The following proteins come from a genomic window of Methanocella conradii HZ254:
- a CDS encoding ferritin-like domain-containing protein, with protein sequence MSSKELLDLLNKAVARELQVSIQYMWQHVQWSGVKGYAVHDEFKSIGIVEMKHAEKIAERLFYLGGKPTTEPAPITVGENLKDMLKEDIKAEETAINLYKEIIEVAEKKGDVTTAHLFRGILEQEEEHHDVFTTLIEDA encoded by the coding sequence ATGTCATCAAAGGAGCTATTGGATTTACTTAATAAGGCTGTTGCGCGGGAACTGCAGGTGTCCATCCAATACATGTGGCAGCACGTCCAGTGGTCCGGCGTGAAAGGCTATGCGGTTCATGACGAATTCAAGAGCATTGGCATCGTCGAGATGAAGCATGCCGAGAAGATCGCCGAAAGGCTCTTTTATCTAGGGGGTAAGCCGACGACGGAGCCGGCCCCTATTACGGTAGGCGAAAACCTGAAGGACATGCTCAAAGAGGACATCAAAGCAGAAGAGACTGCCATAAACCTGTATAAGGAGATAATCGAGGTAGCGGAAAAAAAAGGGGACGTAACGACCGCCCACCTCTTCAGGGGAATCCTGGAGCAGGAAGAAGAGCATCACGACGTATTTACAACGCTCATCGAAGATGCGTGA
- a CDS encoding DUF3006 domain-containing protein: MKATLDRFEDGYAVLLIRDGETIEVDFPACLLPEGCEEGDILDITIKRDVESTEETRGQVSRLIEKLKKKGEERK, from the coding sequence ATGAAGGCCACGCTGGACAGGTTTGAGGATGGCTACGCCGTGCTCCTTATAAGGGATGGCGAGACCATTGAGGTTGACTTCCCCGCATGCCTGCTGCCCGAAGGCTGCGAGGAAGGCGACATACTGGACATCACGATAAAGAGAGACGTTGAAAGCACGGAGGAGACGCGGGGGCAAGTATCCCGCCTCATTGAAAAGCTAAAGAAAAAGGGGGAGGAAAGGAAATAA
- a CDS encoding DUF2070 family protein has protein sequence MADGYWSRASARIKLLRIRRRKRKPRGMEEQLASYADYIFEAPDYKVSIAAIIGLSVLAGIVAFPFGIIQNAAAGLALFALPAILAAVATKPISCIFGENVTYNRSALISLIMLIVVVLATVASNAVALIAHLPYTFLGFILALSLIFALRMMVLLGISVNSLPKVILPASLQTVFSAIALLYYTTSPILYIDLAISSLIFIVASFAFVRYVDYPMVKSFGVSSLDFIQDFIAHLTEGSPAMEEFFEKIGESIDAPVNVLSFRRMDGTTKAIIITPYVHPGPMGEIGGGNLPTIVSEAFSEGLIFVPHGTAYHDFNLVSSEESEKIISAARRALARVQYSPLASKSIRVSVGNTKILGQRFNDSVFLVSTQAPTSTEDIEFAVGFTAMAESRVAGARQSTIIDAHNCTEPFATAIEPGTRDSYNIIRAAANASKELLSMPMGEVRVGVASSPPICTRLEGMGDLGIRVAVVEAMGQRTAYIVIDGNNMVNGLREEIIKKLPVDEAEVMTTDTHVVNTLSGANYVGQHLEHELLVDTISKLVDAAIGDLEPVVAGMESELATDVMVFGSHKIAKLASTANAMVAMAGAFAVAVIVAATSLTVLILVLIQ, from the coding sequence ATGGCCGATGGTTACTGGTCCAGGGCCAGCGCCCGGATAAAGCTTTTGAGGATCAGGCGCAGGAAGCGAAAGCCCAGGGGCATGGAAGAGCAGCTGGCCAGCTATGCCGACTACATATTCGAGGCGCCGGACTATAAGGTATCGATTGCGGCCATCATAGGGCTGTCGGTGCTTGCCGGGATCGTGGCCTTTCCCTTTGGCATCATTCAAAATGCGGCCGCCGGATTGGCCTTGTTTGCGCTGCCCGCCATCCTCGCTGCGGTGGCCACCAAGCCGATATCATGCATTTTCGGTGAGAACGTCACCTATAACCGTTCTGCGCTAATATCGCTCATAATGCTCATTGTAGTCGTACTGGCTACCGTGGCCTCAAACGCCGTGGCGCTCATAGCCCACCTGCCATATACATTCCTGGGCTTCATCCTGGCGCTCTCGCTCATCTTCGCCCTCCGCATGATGGTGCTGCTCGGAATTTCGGTGAACAGCCTGCCTAAGGTCATCCTCCCCGCGTCCCTGCAGACCGTCTTCAGCGCTATAGCCCTGCTATACTACACGACCTCCCCCATTCTTTACATAGACCTCGCCATATCAAGCCTTATATTCATAGTCGCGTCTTTCGCCTTCGTGAGGTACGTGGACTACCCGATGGTTAAGTCCTTTGGCGTCAGCAGTTTAGATTTTATTCAGGACTTCATAGCCCACCTCACCGAGGGGTCCCCGGCCATGGAGGAGTTCTTCGAGAAGATAGGCGAGTCCATCGACGCCCCCGTGAACGTGTTGAGCTTCAGGCGGATGGATGGGACCACCAAGGCCATAATAATAACACCCTATGTACACCCTGGCCCGATGGGGGAGATAGGCGGCGGCAACCTTCCCACGATTGTCTCTGAGGCCTTCAGCGAGGGCCTTATCTTCGTGCCGCACGGCACTGCTTATCATGACTTTAATCTAGTGTCATCCGAGGAGTCTGAGAAGATAATCAGCGCGGCCAGGCGGGCGCTCGCCCGGGTCCAGTATAGCCCGCTGGCGTCGAAGTCTATTCGCGTGTCCGTGGGTAATACGAAGATACTGGGCCAGCGTTTCAACGACTCGGTGTTTTTGGTGTCTACGCAGGCCCCGACGTCCACCGAGGACATCGAGTTTGCCGTGGGCTTCACCGCGATGGCTGAGAGCCGCGTGGCAGGCGCCCGCCAGTCCACGATTATTGACGCCCATAACTGTACCGAGCCTTTCGCCACCGCCATCGAGCCGGGCACAAGGGATTCGTATAACATTATAAGGGCGGCCGCAAACGCCTCTAAGGAGCTTTTATCCATGCCGATGGGCGAGGTGAGGGTGGGAGTGGCGAGCTCGCCGCCCATATGCACCAGGCTTGAGGGCATGGGTGACCTGGGCATAAGGGTGGCCGTTGTTGAGGCGATGGGCCAGCGTACGGCTTACATAGTCATCGATGGCAATAACATGGTTAACGGCCTCCGGGAGGAGATCATAAAGAAGTTGCCCGTCGACGAGGCGGAGGTCATGACTACTGATACTCACGTCGTTAATACTTTGTCGGGCGCTAACTATGTAGGCCAGCACCTCGAGCACGAGCTTTTGGTTGATACCATATCGAAGCTGGTTGACGCCGCAATCGGGGACCTGGAGCCCGTCGTCGCCGGCATGGAGAGTGAGCTTGCCACCGATGTCATGGTTTTCGGCTCCCATAAGATAGCGAAGCTTGCGAGCACTGCGAACGCGATGGTGGCCATGGCTGGCGCCTTCGCCGTCGCCGTCATAGTTGCCGCCACGTCTTTGACTGTCCTTATTTTAGTGCTGATTCAATAA
- a CDS encoding DUF555 domain-containing protein, protein MPNYKVVLEAAWIVKDVKSVDDAMSVAISEAGKRLNPRMNYVEVEVGATFCPFCGEPFDSVFVVANTGIVGLLLEMKVFNAESKEHAERISKKEIGKALKDVPLKVVEITELGLEEK, encoded by the coding sequence ATGCCGAATTACAAGGTGGTGCTGGAGGCCGCCTGGATAGTGAAGGACGTGAAATCGGTGGACGACGCGATGAGCGTTGCCATCTCTGAGGCGGGCAAGAGGCTAAACCCGCGGATGAACTATGTTGAGGTAGAGGTTGGGGCCACTTTCTGCCCGTTTTGCGGGGAGCCATTCGATAGCGTGTTCGTGGTGGCCAATACCGGCATAGTGGGGCTGCTGCTCGAGATGAAGGTCTTTAACGCAGAAAGCAAGGAGCACGCCGAGCGCATATCCAAAAAAGAGATAGGCAAAGCCCTGAAGGACGTGCCGCTTAAAGTCGTCGAGATAACCGAGCTTGGCCTTGAAGAGAAATAA
- a CDS encoding ferritin-like domain-containing protein: protein MDDEEIVRLLNEAFIHEVENTMVYVRNSFIMKECDVSRITEGIAVDEMRHMWWLAELITKRGGKPSMEHRVLDFGGDGLKGQLERQIALETEAIEMYKRMIELVNDPEVVGVARHILDEERRHRKEFKERLSGA from the coding sequence ATGGATGATGAAGAAATCGTGCGCCTGCTGAATGAGGCGTTCATCCACGAGGTCGAGAACACCATGGTGTACGTGCGTAACTCGTTTATCATGAAGGAATGCGATGTAAGCCGTATCACTGAGGGCATAGCAGTAGATGAGATGCGTCACATGTGGTGGCTGGCCGAGCTTATAACTAAGAGGGGCGGTAAGCCTTCGATGGAGCACCGCGTTCTTGACTTTGGTGGGGACGGCCTTAAAGGCCAGCTTGAGCGCCAGATAGCCCTTGAGACCGAGGCTATCGAGATGTATAAGCGAATGATAGAGCTCGTCAACGATCCGGAGGTCGTTGGAGTTGCCAGGCATATCCTCGATGAGGAGCGGAGGCACAGGAAGGAGTTCAAGGAAAGGCTGAGTGGGGCTTGA
- a CDS encoding ComEC/Rec2 family competence protein, producing the protein MSAYGKKAKTIGAAVGLFLLVALAICYVLIYGGGLEKRDNLAVHFIDVGQGDSILVVAGDRAMLVDGGRRDGGPIVAAYLKSRNISTIDVMVSTHPHADHIGGLLTVLKEFPVKLVVDSGIAHPSQTYESYLRLIDELNIPYKVAEAGQAIELAPGVQVEVLAPPHVKIEDSVNENSIVLKVTHGSVAFLLMGDAGFPEEKHLMSSSRSLKSDVLKVPHHGSRYSLSEAFLSRAKPEVSVIEVGPNKYGHPSPETLARLERAGSIIYRTDLNGSVVIATDGRSFTVTPQHETSSAEKLICSPTNAGMKCST; encoded by the coding sequence TTGTCGGCGTATGGCAAGAAAGCGAAAACGATAGGCGCTGCAGTCGGCCTGTTTTTATTGGTAGCCCTGGCCATATGCTATGTACTGATATACGGCGGCGGGCTGGAGAAGCGCGACAACCTGGCCGTGCATTTTATAGACGTCGGGCAGGGCGACTCCATACTAGTCGTTGCAGGAGACAGGGCCATGCTGGTGGATGGCGGCCGCCGGGATGGAGGGCCTATTGTCGCCGCATATTTAAAAAGCCGTAACATAAGCACAATTGACGTGATGGTGTCCACCCATCCGCACGCCGACCACATAGGAGGCCTTCTAACCGTATTAAAGGAGTTCCCCGTGAAGCTAGTCGTGGACAGCGGCATAGCGCACCCGTCGCAGACATACGAGTCCTACCTGAGGCTTATAGATGAGCTGAACATACCCTATAAAGTGGCAGAGGCCGGGCAGGCCATCGAGCTCGCGCCAGGCGTTCAAGTAGAGGTGTTAGCCCCTCCACACGTCAAAATCGAGGACAGCGTAAACGAGAACTCCATCGTGCTCAAGGTTACGCACGGGAGCGTCGCTTTCCTGCTCATGGGAGATGCGGGGTTTCCCGAGGAGAAGCATCTCATGTCGTCTAGCCGAAGCTTAAAGAGCGACGTGCTCAAGGTACCCCATCATGGCAGCCGTTACTCGCTAAGCGAAGCGTTCCTATCGCGGGCGAAGCCCGAGGTGAGCGTCATAGAGGTCGGGCCCAATAAATACGGGCACCCGTCGCCTGAGACGCTGGCAAGGCTGGAGAGGGCTGGCTCCATCATTTATCGCACCGACCTTAACGGTAGCGTCGTGATCGCGACCGATGGCCGAAGCTTCACTGTGACGCCGCAGCATGAAACCTCCTCCGCCGAGAAATTGATATGCTCCCCCACGAATGCTGGTATGAAGTGTTCCACATGA
- the ftsZ gene encoding cell division protein FtsZ, with translation MPGKIGDTDEDIMKVMEGLRTNVIVVGCGGGGSNSITRMSQEGIVGAKLYAINTDAQHLLHTRADKKFLIGKKLTRGFGAGSLPEVGESAAKESLMEIKAAISNSDMVFVTCGLGGGTGTGSAPVVAQVAKESGALTIAVVTTPFKVEGAVRKANAEKGLEKLRKSADTVIVVPNDKLLEVVPNLPLQEAFKVADEVLTHAVKGITELVTKAGLVNLDFADVKTVMSNGGVAMIGLGEGKGENAASSSVRNALMSPLLDVDISSAKAAIVNVIGGEQMTISEAEAVVEEVYNAIDPEARLIWGASVDPDLGDAIRTMVIITGVTSTQILGKPPDEQQPAHAFSQQKAFKTQKFGLDFIG, from the coding sequence ATGCCCGGGAAGATAGGGGACACCGACGAGGACATCATGAAGGTGATGGAGGGCCTCAGGACCAACGTCATAGTCGTCGGATGTGGAGGGGGCGGCTCGAACTCCATAACGCGCATGTCTCAAGAGGGCATCGTCGGGGCAAAGCTTTACGCCATCAACACGGATGCGCAGCATTTGCTGCATACCAGGGCTGACAAAAAATTTTTAATAGGCAAAAAGCTCACCAGGGGCTTCGGCGCCGGTAGCCTGCCCGAGGTGGGGGAGAGCGCTGCCAAGGAAAGCCTCATGGAGATAAAGGCCGCCATCAGCAACTCGGACATGGTGTTCGTGACCTGCGGGCTGGGCGGCGGCACCGGTACAGGGTCTGCCCCGGTCGTAGCGCAGGTCGCAAAGGAGAGCGGCGCTCTCACCATCGCGGTCGTCACCACGCCATTTAAGGTGGAAGGCGCGGTCAGGAAGGCGAACGCGGAGAAGGGCCTGGAAAAGCTCAGGAAGAGCGCTGACACGGTCATCGTCGTGCCTAACGATAAGCTGCTCGAGGTCGTCCCCAACCTGCCGCTACAGGAGGCGTTTAAGGTGGCCGACGAGGTGCTCACCCACGCCGTAAAGGGCATAACGGAGCTGGTCACAAAGGCGGGGCTGGTGAACCTCGACTTCGCAGACGTCAAGACTGTCATGTCGAACGGCGGCGTGGCCATGATCGGGCTTGGCGAGGGCAAGGGCGAAAACGCCGCCTCGAGCTCGGTGCGCAACGCGCTGATGAGCCCTCTGCTTGACGTGGACATATCGAGCGCAAAGGCGGCCATCGTAAACGTCATCGGTGGAGAGCAGATGACTATATCTGAGGCCGAGGCGGTGGTGGAAGAGGTTTACAATGCCATCGACCCCGAGGCGAGGCTTATCTGGGGCGCCTCGGTGGACCCGGACCTGGGCGACGCGATAAGGACAATGGTCATAATAACAGGGGTGACGTCCACCCAGATATTGGGAAAGCCCCCTGATGAACAGCAACCGGCGCATGCCTTTAGCCAGCAAAAGGCGTTTAAAACGCAAAAATTCGGCCTGGACTTTATCGGATGA
- a CDS encoding transcription elongation factor Spt5, producing the protein MAEESQAQALVFAVKTTANQERSVANLIAMVARKENYDIRSILAPEELKGYVLVESPMHEIVEHAIQNIPHAKAVVRGASSIAEVQHFLAPKPVVTGISEGDIVELISGPFKGERARVKRVDQTKEEITVELSEAMVPIPVTVRGDIVRVLSKEEVKQ; encoded by the coding sequence ATGGCCGAGGAATCACAGGCGCAAGCGCTGGTGTTCGCGGTAAAGACCACGGCGAACCAGGAGCGGTCGGTGGCAAACCTGATAGCCATGGTGGCGCGCAAGGAGAACTACGATATCCGGTCAATCCTTGCGCCGGAAGAGCTGAAAGGGTACGTGCTCGTCGAGTCCCCGATGCATGAGATCGTGGAGCACGCCATCCAGAACATTCCACACGCCAAGGCGGTGGTCAGGGGCGCGTCATCCATAGCAGAGGTCCAGCATTTCCTTGCGCCCAAGCCGGTGGTAACTGGCATCTCCGAGGGCGACATCGTGGAGCTTATATCGGGACCGTTCAAGGGCGAGCGCGCCAGGGTGAAGCGGGTGGACCAGACCAAGGAGGAGATCACGGTCGAATTGTCCGAGGCCATGGTGCCCATCCCCGTCACGGTGCGGGGCGACATCGTCCGCGTGTTGAGCAAGGAAGAGGTCAAGCAGTAG
- a CDS encoding zinc ribbon domain-containing protein encodes MSELLAKVEMMAQYVELYEDEVRVQMPLAPMRVIKLRDIFGIDFKKANFFIAGKMTIKYREKGVPQSAYYPFNFTFNDEMENLVRLMNEMIAKMSEDGMEGAIVKEVIKVRCRYCGGLMDEKAEFCPVCGRPQR; translated from the coding sequence ATGTCCGAATTGCTGGCAAAAGTCGAGATGATGGCACAATACGTCGAGCTCTACGAAGATGAGGTGCGCGTCCAGATGCCGTTGGCCCCGATGCGGGTCATCAAGCTCAGGGACATCTTCGGCATCGATTTTAAGAAGGCTAACTTTTTCATAGCTGGCAAGATGACCATAAAGTATAGGGAGAAGGGCGTCCCCCAGAGCGCCTATTATCCTTTTAACTTTACGTTTAACGATGAAATGGAAAATCTCGTCCGGCTCATGAATGAGATGATAGCCAAAATGTCTGAAGATGGAATGGAGGGGGCCATCGTCAAAGAGGTCATCAAGGTAAGGTGTAGGTATTGTGGAGGCCTCATGGATGAAAAGGCGGAATTTTGCCCTGTCTGCGGACGGCCACAACGTTAA
- a CDS encoding DNA polymerase ligase N-terminal domain-containing protein, protein MPEHPIYVIQKHAASHLHYDFRLEVCGVLKSWAIPKGPSTDPRVKRLAMPTEDHPLEYATFEGVIPEGQYGAGTVMVWDIGTYRNLRGDEADMEQAYGEGRIEVWLEGRKLKGGYALIRAGRMGDKRGWLLIKMRDEYANKPEDPAVTEPDSALTGRTLEEISGG, encoded by the coding sequence ATGCCGGAGCATCCCATTTATGTCATCCAGAAGCACGCTGCAAGCCACCTCCATTATGATTTTCGCCTCGAAGTGTGCGGTGTGCTTAAGTCGTGGGCCATACCAAAAGGCCCCTCGACCGACCCCAGGGTGAAACGGCTTGCCATGCCAACCGAGGACCATCCGCTGGAGTATGCCACGTTCGAGGGGGTGATACCTGAAGGGCAATATGGCGCAGGGACGGTCATGGTATGGGATATAGGGACGTACAGGAACCTTCGCGGCGATGAGGCTGACATGGAGCAGGCCTATGGGGAGGGCAGGATCGAGGTATGGCTGGAAGGCAGGAAGCTCAAGGGCGGATATGCGCTGATACGGGCAGGGAGGATGGGGGATAAAAGAGGATGGCTTCTCATAAAGATGAGGGACGAGTACGCCAATAAGCCCGAAGACCCCGCTGTCACCGAGCCCGACTCCGCGCTCACCGGGCGCACGCTCGAGGAGATCTCAGGGGGCTAG
- a CDS encoding zinc ribbon domain-containing protein → MSELLAKVDMVAQSIELYEDELRIQLLMARKHVIPLKDIVDLEFRRAWFFLAGKLVVVYRENDTLKKVYLPFNFLVGRCVESLVAIMIERLAYVYGNKEAIEFLQMADDAGGMVQCPYCSSMISPEMLICPGCGTPKR, encoded by the coding sequence ATGTCTGAACTTTTAGCGAAGGTTGATATGGTCGCACAATCCATAGAGCTGTATGAGGATGAGCTCAGGATACAGCTATTGATGGCCAGGAAGCATGTCATACCGCTTAAGGATATAGTGGACCTGGAGTTCCGCAGGGCATGGTTTTTCCTCGCCGGGAAGCTGGTCGTCGTATACAGGGAGAATGACACGCTAAAAAAGGTGTACTTGCCCTTCAACTTTCTCGTGGGCCGGTGTGTTGAGTCGCTGGTGGCCATTATGATAGAGAGGCTCGCGTACGTTTATGGCAACAAGGAGGCCATCGAGTTCTTGCAGATGGCAGACGATGCGGGCGGCATGGTGCAGTGCCCGTACTGCTCTTCGATGATTTCGCCTGAAATGCTCATCTGCCCTGGATGTGGCACCCCAAAGCGATAG
- a CDS encoding protein translocase SEC61 complex subunit gamma, producing MAENKSGSISLEKITDSIKQYVRILQLTRKPSMEEFLTISKVAGAGILLIGVIGFIIYLIMVLIPTAIVG from the coding sequence ATGGCAGAGAACAAGTCAGGCTCAATATCGCTGGAAAAAATCACGGATAGCATCAAGCAATACGTCAGGATACTTCAGCTCACGAGAAAGCCCAGTATGGAAGAGTTCTTGACGATATCAAAGGTCGCGGGCGCGGGCATCCTGCTCATAGGCGTTATCGGGTTCATCATATACCTGATAATGGTCCTCATACCCACGGCTATCGTGGGATAA
- a CDS encoding ribose 1,5-bisphosphate isomerase, which produces MTTLTETAEKIKNMEIRGAGRIARAAANAMKEEAMSIETADLEEFNKRMREAYTTLLNTRPTAVSLPNALKAVMRYRADSVEEARQAIIANADAFIAASENAVKRIGEIGARRIKDGDTILTHCNSSAAFHIFEAAFKQGKDISVVATETRPRQQGYITVDFLHKAGIPATLILDSAVRYYMKKVDLVIVGADAITVNGSLINKVGTSQVALAANEARVSFICAAETYKFSPMTLFGEMVEIEERDPSEVLSPELQKKWPNLKVSNPAFDITPHKYIDMIITEIGAIPPEMAYWVIKDKLGWELEEAAGGI; this is translated from the coding sequence ATGACCACACTGACGGAGACCGCCGAGAAGATAAAGAACATGGAGATAAGGGGCGCAGGGAGGATAGCCCGCGCCGCCGCGAACGCCATGAAGGAAGAGGCCATGTCTATAGAGACGGCCGACCTGGAAGAGTTCAATAAGCGGATGAGGGAGGCCTATACGACGCTTTTAAACACGAGGCCGACGGCCGTCTCCCTCCCGAACGCCTTGAAGGCCGTGATGCGCTACAGGGCGGACAGCGTGGAGGAGGCCAGACAGGCAATAATAGCCAATGCCGACGCCTTTATAGCCGCCTCCGAGAACGCGGTGAAGAGGATAGGCGAGATAGGCGCACGCCGCATCAAGGATGGCGACACCATACTGACCCACTGCAATTCATCCGCAGCCTTCCACATCTTCGAGGCCGCCTTCAAGCAGGGCAAGGACATCAGCGTCGTCGCGACCGAGACGAGGCCCAGGCAGCAGGGCTACATCACGGTGGACTTCTTACATAAGGCAGGCATACCGGCCACCCTTATCCTCGACTCCGCCGTGCGCTATTACATGAAAAAGGTTGACCTGGTCATAGTGGGCGCCGACGCGATAACCGTGAATGGCAGCCTCATCAACAAGGTGGGCACCTCACAGGTCGCGCTTGCCGCCAACGAGGCCCGCGTCAGCTTTATTTGCGCCGCGGAAACGTATAAGTTCAGCCCGATGACGCTCTTCGGAGAGATGGTCGAAATAGAGGAAAGGGACCCGTCAGAGGTCTTGAGCCCCGAGCTCCAGAAGAAGTGGCCGAACCTTAAAGTCTCAAACCCCGCGTTCGACATCACGCCGCACAAGTACATCGATATGATCATAACCGAGATAGGCGCTATACCGCCTGAGATGGCCTACTGGGTCATCAAGGATAAGCTGGGCTGGGAACTTGAAGAAGCCGCCGGAGGGATTTGA
- a CDS encoding class I SAM-dependent methyltransferase gives MKSKCVKVPKGEGEKTRRMLAASDAIDNRLKIRSDESYVYIPIMPELSQEMLTRIGISRPIEECDFEESERFKKIEDIIGFTPSFEIIGDIAVVAEDYGVDVGRAIMEAHKSVKVVLVPTTPVTGEFRVRHYRVLCGESRTTTTYREHGFVYEMDLNKVYFSPRLATERKRVIDQVSDMELVLDMFAGVGPFAIPISKKALYTIAVDKNPDAFEYLKRNIALNKARRIEAVNADAREFRPPQPPDRIIMNLPHSAREFLDIAFGLINIGGIIHYYDIRPEGEIFDAVVGMVRSKARESGCLIEIMNKRIVRSYAPHEYNIVLDIRVTGKAGLK, from the coding sequence ATGAAATCAAAATGTGTTAAGGTACCGAAGGGCGAGGGCGAAAAAACCAGGAGAATGCTGGCAGCTTCGGATGCAATCGATAACAGGCTAAAGATAAGGTCAGATGAAAGTTACGTATATATACCAATTATGCCCGAACTCAGCCAGGAAATGCTGACACGGATTGGCATATCCCGGCCCATAGAGGAGTGCGACTTCGAAGAGAGCGAGCGATTTAAAAAAATAGAGGATATCATAGGGTTTACCCCATCGTTTGAGATAATCGGCGATATAGCGGTTGTGGCGGAGGACTACGGCGTTGATGTGGGCAGGGCCATCATGGAAGCGCATAAGAGCGTAAAGGTTGTTCTGGTGCCCACGACGCCCGTGACCGGGGAGTTCAGGGTTAGGCACTACCGCGTGCTTTGCGGCGAGAGCCGAACTACGACCACATACAGGGAGCACGGGTTTGTCTATGAGATGGACTTGAATAAGGTGTATTTTAGCCCCAGGCTGGCCACGGAGCGTAAGCGAGTCATCGACCAGGTTAGCGACATGGAGCTTGTCCTGGACATGTTTGCTGGCGTGGGGCCTTTCGCCATCCCAATCTCGAAAAAGGCTTTGTACACGATTGCCGTCGATAAGAACCCCGACGCTTTTGAATATTTAAAGCGTAACATCGCCTTGAACAAGGCTAGGAGGATTGAGGCGGTAAACGCGGATGCAAGGGAATTTCGGCCTCCTCAGCCCCCTGACCGCATCATCATGAACCTGCCTCACTCGGCCCGCGAGTTCCTCGACATCGCCTTCGGGCTTATAAACATCGGCGGCATTATCCACTATTATGATATCCGGCCTGAGGGGGAGATCTTCGACGCTGTAGTGGGGATGGTCCGGTCGAAGGCCAGGGAGAGCGGATGCCTCATCGAGATAATGAATAAGCGGATAGTAAGGTCTTACGCCCCTCACGAGTACAATATAGTCCTTGACATTAGAGTGACAGGAAAGGCAGGATTAAAATAG
- a CDS encoding alpha/beta fold hydrolase translates to MFCDVGGVNLYYEIYGEGTPVLMLHGYGIDHNVMEGCMEPIFNGRAGYKRIYVDLPGMGRSEAPEWLENTDQVLGIILKFVENAVHGNFLLAGESYGGYLARGMVQRMPDRIDGVLLICPVIVGERSRRQLPPRTVFVRDEGLLASISPEERKFFERMLILQDERRWERFQKDVLPGRRLENKKFLEKLKKHGYECSYDVDKLERPFDRPSLILAGRQDASVGYRDALRLIDVYSRSTFAILDRAGHGLEVEQEGVFNCLANEWLDRVEEHRASGKF, encoded by the coding sequence ATGTTTTGCGATGTCGGCGGCGTGAATTTATATTATGAAATATATGGAGAAGGTACCCCCGTCTTAATGCTCCACGGCTATGGCATCGACCATAACGTCATGGAAGGCTGCATGGAGCCTATATTTAATGGTAGGGCCGGGTATAAGCGTATCTATGTTGACCTGCCGGGGATGGGGAGGTCGGAGGCTCCCGAATGGCTGGAGAACACCGACCAGGTGCTTGGCATCATCTTAAAATTCGTCGAGAATGCCGTGCACGGAAATTTTCTGCTGGCGGGCGAGTCGTATGGAGGCTACCTTGCGCGCGGGATGGTGCAAAGGATGCCCGACCGGATTGATGGCGTCCTTTTGATATGCCCCGTGATCGTGGGCGAGCGGTCAAGGCGGCAGCTTCCGCCCAGGACCGTGTTCGTCAGGGATGAGGGGCTGCTGGCAAGCATAAGCCCTGAGGAGAGAAAGTTTTTCGAGCGCATGCTAATATTGCAGGATGAAAGGCGCTGGGAGCGGTTCCAGAAAGACGTACTTCCTGGTCGACGCCTTGAAAACAAAAAATTTTTAGAGAAGCTGAAAAAGCACGGCTATGAGTGCTCATACGATGTCGATAAGCTAGAAAGGCCCTTTGACAGGCCGTCGCTGATATTGGCCGGCAGGCAGGACGCATCGGTAGGTTACAGGGATGCACTGAGGCTCATCGACGTTTATTCCAGGAGCACGTTCGCCATACTCGACAGGGCGGGGCATGGGCTTGAAGTAGAGCAGGAGGGCGTTTTCAATTGCCTTGCGAATGAATGGCTTGATAGGGTGGAAGAGCACAGGGCTTCTGGTAAATTTTGA